The genomic segment GGCAGAACTCTTTTCTCCGACCTTCGCGAGCAGTTCGATATGCGCTCAACAGGACTGGTCGGACGCAATGGTGTCGGTAAAACTTTGCTAGCACGCATCTTGTCTGGGTTGTTACAACCAACCACCGGCCACTGCCAGTGCTCCGGCAGCGTGCATTACCTCGCCCAGCAAGTGGTGCACCCTGATGGTTCTACAGTGGCCGACTTGGCGGGGGTAAAGCACACGCTGGATGCGCTAGCACGTATTGAGTCAGGCAGTACAGCACCGGAGGATTTCGATGCCGTAGGAGATCACTGGGACATACACCAGCGACTCCGCTATGAACTTGAGCGCAATAACTTGAGCCACCTTGAAACAGATACGCCTGCCAGCATCCTGAGCGGCGGTGAGGCGATGCGAATTTCCTTGATTGGTGCCATGCTCTCGGATGCAGACTTCTTGATTCTCGATGAGCCGAGCAATCATCTCGATCGACCGAACCGACAGGCGCTGATCGAACAACTACAACGCTGGCCGCGTGGGCTGATCGTGGTCAGCCATGACAGGCAGTTGCTGGAGTCCATGGAGCGCATCGTGGAATTGTCTTCCCTGGGGCTGCAAAGCTACGGAGGCAACTACTCATTTTATGCCGAGGCTAAGGCACATGAACGACAGAACGCCCTACAAAGCCTGAGTGAGCGCAAGCTTGAACGCCAACGGCAGGAACAGGCGATGCGGAAGCAGCGTGTACGGCAGGAACAACGGCAAGCGCGCGGTAACCGGCGAGGCAAAGAGGCCAATCAAGCCAAGATCTTGCTGGATCGTCAGAAAGAGCGCAGCGAGACATCGTCAGGCGCGCTGCGCCAGAAACAGGCCTCCAGCCGGGCACAACTCAACCAACGCGTGCGTGAAGCCGCACAACAAGTTGAAGATGAGTCGCAAATAACCCTGCATGAAATACCAATTACGCAGGCCGCAAAGCGTCGCGTGGCCGAATTGAATGACGTGGAGCTGCCGTACGTATCGGGAGCAACCCGAACCATAAGCCTGATCCTGGGTGGACAACAGCGTATAGGTGTAGTCGGCCCGAACGGTTGTGGTAAATCCACATTGCTTCGAGTGTTTGCAGGACAAGTTTCGCCTTTGGCTGGGGTATCCAAGGTGACGCCGGAGAGAGCATATCTCGATCAGCGATTAGAAAATTTGGATCCAGAGAATACGGTACTAGAACAGTTACAATTGGCCAATCGCACAGCTACTGAAGGGGACCTGCGCATGCGCTTGGCTCAACTAGGACTTGACGCGCAGAAGATAGCGACACCCAGCGGGTCGTTGAGCGGCGGTGAGCGTCTAAAGGGAGCTCTCGCTTGCATACTCTACGCCGATTCACCACCGCAACTCTTGTTACTTGATGAACCGAACAATCACCTTGATTTGCCCTCAGTACAGGCATTGGAAATCATGTTGCGTAGTTACCAAGGCACGTTGATCGTAGTGTCGCATGATGACTCATTTCTGGAAAACCTCGGACTAACAGAACGCTTGCTTGCTACTGAACAAGGCTGGAGTTTGGAGCCACTTTGACGGAAATGTCGTGTGTCTCACGATAAACCATATTTTCCGTTGCTCACCTGAGCTCTACTTTTGAACGCTAACGCACGTATCAACCAGTTAATCCGGATACCCTTTTCTTTTTGCCCGCAATGATTGCGGGCTTTTTTGTGGGCTATTACAACCAACAGCGGCCACATACGGCTAATGGTGGTATCAGCCCTCTCGCAGCAGAAGAAAAACTTAACACCGTGTCCGGAATCAGTTGACCACTACACCTCGCAGACTATGATGTAATACATTGTAGTTTCAGGTTCGAGGGTATAGCTATGAGTGTCACCACCGTTCGTCTCCAAGCCGAAGTTGAACAGCACCTGGAAGCAATCGCAAGCAGGCTGCAGCGGAGCAAAGGTTGGGTAATCAACCAGGCACTGTCGGAATACATAGAAAAGCAGCAGCTTGAGCAGGAGCGTTGGAAACAAACGTTAGAGGCAATGGAGTCTGCCGCCCAAGGCAAGGTTGTTGATGCCAGTGAGGTTCATAGCTGGCTTAATAGTTGGGGAGCCGAGAACGAGCAGGATGCACCGAGGTCAGGTAAGTGAAACTGGTTTACACGGATGAAGCCATCGAAGATTTGAAACGTTTGAGGGAGTTCATTGAAGTCCACAATCCATCGGCGGCAGCCAAGATTGCCGCCGAACTGGTTGGCAAAATCGGACTGCTCCCAGACTTCCCCAAAATGGGCACACCCGTTGAAATGGCACCGGTGCCAGACTCCGTTCGAGATATGTTTTTCGGCAAATACGTCGTTCGATACTCACTTCATGCCAGTGCCATCATCATTCTCCGGGTATGGCATGGCCTTGCAGGTGAACGATAGTAATTTAACCAGACGCGGCACTCGGATGCCTTTGTCTCCGCTTCGCTACGTCAAAGGCTCCGGTGCGCTCAGCGTTATATTCTCTTGACCGCACCTGTTAACTGGTGCTATTAGTGATAGCTGTTCCACTTTGGAGTATGCATCATGCAAGTAAAGTTTTCAGAAGACGTTGTCCCTCTCTCAGACCTAAAGATTAACCCTGGAAAGGTGGTTAGCCGAGCTCAGAGTACACACCGTCCAATCTTGCTTACGAGCCGAGGTCGTGGAGTAGCTGTTGTTCAAGGGCTTGAGGAGTTTGAGAAAACTGCTGAGGAACTCCGATTCGTTAAAGCTGTGGCACAGGGTCTCATGGATGTTCGCGAGGGCAATACTGTTTCTCTAACTGATGCGAAGAAAACCCTGGGCATTAACTAAATGGAACTGCGCGTCTCACAGTCCGCTCTTGAGGATTTGCAAGCTATTCAAGAACACTACATCAAAGAGAGCGTGCCGCATATCGGTGATGAGTATGTGACCGCCATTCTGGAGCAAGCTGAAATGCTTGTGCGCCACCCTGATGCTGGCCGGATTGTCCCCGAGCTTGGTTTGAACCATATCCGAGAGCTAATCCATTCGCCATTTCGAGTTGTCTACCTGAGACAAGAAACTGACGTTGTGCTCATTCGAGTTTGGAGAAGTGAGAGACAACTTGAGCTACCAGAGAGCTGATATAACAAGCGGCTGTTGTCGGACGCGCCTACGCTGCGCTCTGTAGTGGTCAACTGATTCCGGACACTTCATAAAGTGACTCTCACCGCCACAGCTTACCTCCAATCCGCTGCTGATTGAATCGCGCTGGATTCGCTCTTAACCTTCCGTTCCCTTAACCCTACCTTAACCTTGGCTGCTCTAGCATGGCCGACCAGATTCCTGCGGAGTATCTTTTATGCCTTTTCTGGCATTCCCGTTGCCCCTGATTCCACGAACAGCCCGGCTGCTACCTGTCATGTTACTGGCGGGGTGTGCCAGTTTGTCTGGCGAGCAGCAAGCGGTACAGCAAACCTTGATGGATGAACAGGCCAGCGTTCAGCAGTGGCAAGCCACTCCCGTGACTTCTGTGGCAGGGGAGGAAGCGGTCGAGTCCAACAGTCTGCTATCGCTACTGCCGGACGAGCAGTTAACCCAACTGGTCAAACAAAGCCTGGCCGCCAATCCCGGTTTGCAGCAAACCTGGCTGACGCTGCAGATTTTGCGTAGTGAACAGCGCGGTGTGGAAGCTGGCCAGTTGCCGCAGGCGGATCTGGGCTTTGCCGCCAGTCGTGGTGAAAACACGGGCAACAGCTTCAGCACCGAGTTGTCGGTCAGCTGGGAGCTGGATTTATGGGCCAAGCTGGCCGACAGCAGTTCGGCGGCGGCGGCGGATGTGGCCGAACAACTGGCGCTGTATCAGTCGGCGCGTGACAGTCAGGTAGCGGCGGTGATGTCGACCTGGCTGCAGTTGATCCAGTTGCACAATGCCATCGAATGGCAGGCTCTGCGTCTTGCCGCACTGGGCAAAAATGAACAGGCAATTCTGCAGCGTTATCGTCGCGGTGTCGGCGATCTGGATGATCTGGACAGCGCTCGTTCGGCATTGGCCAGTGCTGAGTCCTCCCAGGCCGATAACCGGTATCAGCTGGCTGCAGCAAAACGCAGTTTACGTACTTTACTGGGTCAAGTGACAGATACGGCTGCAGAATCGGCAGGTTCGGCAGGTGTTGCTATTCCGGATGATTATCCTGCGGTATTGATGCCGCTGGTGGATTTGCCGGAACAGACGCTGGCGCGTCGTCCTGATTTGCAAGCCGCCTGGCAGGCGCTGGAAGCCGCTGATTTACGCACCCGCGTCGCCTACAAAGACATGTTGCCATCACTGAGTATTTCGGCGGCGTTGTCCGACAGTGGCCGTTCCCCTGCAGCATCCTTGTTGACGGATCCGGTCTGGAGTTTGTTGGGACAGCTGACGGCACCGCTGTTTCGGGGCGGTGAGTTAAAAGCAGCGGCCCGTACCGCCGAATTAACCGCTGCCCAGTCCGCCCAGGCCTATCGGGAAACGCTGCTGACCGCCGTGACGGAAGTGGAAAATGCACTGGATCAAGAGGTGGCACTGGAGCGCCAGCAAGCCGCCATTCAGCGGGCCTTGCTGAGCGCTCGTGCCAATGAAGAACGTTACCTGCGCCGTTATCGTTCCGGGCTGGTCGATCTGCTCGATTTGCTGACGGTACAGCAATCCCGCTATGACCTGGAGGGCACGCTGAACACCCTCACGTATCAGCGCCTGAGTAACCGCATTACGCTGGGTCTGGCACTTGGCTTACCGGGTACTGCCAGCCTGAAAAACACCACTGGATCCTCATCTGAATTATCTACGGAGACTCGCTGATATGAGCGCTAACTTGACTCACACTGGCTGGCGCAAACTGATCTGGTTCGCTGTGGCCGTCGCCTTTGTTGGCGCCGTCGTGGCCTGGAATAGCTACAAAATGAATCAGCAGGACAACCGTCCCATGCCCGGACAGGGAGACGACAAGAGTGCCGCTCAAGGCGCTGAACCAGACGCTGAAACAGCGGCTGCACCTGAGATCGCACCACCGTCCGCTGAGACCTCAACCGTCGCCGCTGCCAGCGTTCGAGTGGTAGAAGTGTCGGCAGGCCAGTATCAAGCCGAGTTATCTGGCTATGGCTCTGCCGAGGCGCATTTTGAATTAAGCCTTACCGCCAAGGTGGCCGGTGATATCGAACAGACCGCTGCTGTTTTTGACAGTGGCCGCCGTGTGCCAAAAGGGACGGTGCTGGCGACGCTGGAAGACAGCAGTTACAAGGCCGAAGTGGCGGTTGCTGAGCAAGCCGTGGCTGATGCCAGTCTGGCGTTACTGGAAGAACAGCGCGAAGTGGATCAGGCACGGGAAGAATGGCAAGCCGCTGGCCTGGCGGGGGAGCCGGATTCGCCACTGTTGCTGCGCGAACCACAATTGGCGGCGGCGGAAGCGGCGTTGAACAATGCTCAAGCGGCCTTGATTTCTGCTCGCAAGCGGCTGTCCTGGACGCGTATTAGCACGCCGTTTGATGCCCTGATTATCGAACGCCTGGTCAGTCCGGGTGGCTATATCAGTGCGGGTGGCGCGGTGGCAACACTGTACAGCACCGATCGGGTAGAAATTGCCGTTGCCCTGTCCGAGCGGGAATGGGAAATGTTACCCGGTGTTGATGAGTTACTGAGCGGAGACTGGCCGGTGACACTGACGTCGGTGGAATCTTCCGGCCAATGGCAGGGCGTGGTGATTCGGGCGCAACAGCATCTGGATGAGGCAACACGGCAGCGAGCACTGATTGTGGCGGTTGCAAAACCGCTGGAACAAACGCCGATGTTACAGCCCGGCATGTTTGTCAAAGTCGCGCTGTCGGGCAAGGCGGTGGATCAGCTGTGGAAATTACCCGCTTCAGCACTGAGCCAGCGTGGCGAAATCTGGTTGGTCAACGGCAGTCATCAGCTGGAAAAATACGTCGCCAATACCCTGTTCAGCGATGCCCATTCCATCTACGTACAGGTGCCCGACGGCTTGTCTGGGCTGCGTCAGGTGGTGGTGCAACCGCTGTCGAGCTACGCTGAAAAGAGTCAGGTGGTGCCGGTGGTGGTGAAAACAGGAGAATCTGGCCTGCAAGCGGACAAGCCAAAACAGGGTGGGGTGTCGTCGTATGAGTAACCTCAGCAAACCATCCTCGGGTGGTCTGATCGGCTGGTTTGCCTGCAACCCGGTGGCGGCCAATTTGCTGATGGGGTTGGTGATTGTATTGGGCTTGCTGCAGGCGACCCAGCTGCGCAAGGAAGCCTTTCCGAGCATGGAGCCAGATGAGGTAACGGTGTCGGTCAGTTACAGCAGTGGTTCGGCGGTGCAGTCCGAAGAAGGTCTGGCGATCAAGATTGAGGAAGCGCTGGAAGGGGTGATGGGGATTGAGTCGATTACTTCCAGTTCGACCGGCAGCGGTGCCACCGTCACGATAGAGCGCAAATCGGACTACGATCTGGATACCTTGCTGCGCGATGTCCGTGCCGAAGTGGATGGTATTTCAACCTTTCCGGTGGATGCCAAGAATCCGGTGATAGCCAAGGCCCAGCGGGAAGAGCACTCGTTGTGGATTCAGCTCTATGGCGATGTGGATCGCCATACCTTGCAACTGCTGGGCAAGGAACTGAAATCCGATTTATTGGCACGTTCCGAGATCAGCCGAGTGTCGGAATCGGGCTGGCGTGATCCGCAGATGGTGGTCGAAATTGATGAGGGCCGCTTGCAGGCTTATGGCTTGAGTCTGTCGGACGTTGAGGATGCGGTGAATTCTGGCTCGTCGACCAGTATGACGGCGGTATTGAAGAGCGAGCAACTGTACTTACAGTTGCAGGCATCGGAGCAGGCTTACGATGTCACCGCCTTTGAACAATTACCACTGATCAGTCTGGCCAGTGGTCGTCAGCTGCTGCTCGGTGACGTGGCCAGCGTGCGTGATACCTACGACGAAGACTCGGTGGTACTGTCCCGTTTCCAGGGTCAGAACAGTATTGCCCTGCAAGTCATTACGACTGGTCAGGATGATATCAGCGATTCCGTCGTGGCGGCACGTGCAGTGGTAGCGCAGTGGCAGGAAACCGGCCGCATTCCACCCTCGGTGGCGCTGGATACCTGGTACGACCGCAGTGAATCGATCAATAGTCGTCTGTCGCTGCTGGTCAGAAATGCGATTACCGGTGTGCTGATGGTGTTCCTGTTGCTGGCGTTGTTTCTGAACGTGACGGTCGCCTTTTGGGTGGCGATGGGATTGCCGTTTATCTTTTTTGGCACGCTGTATTTTATGGGCGACAGCTGGGCGGGATTATCGCTCAACGCCTTCACCACTTTCGGTTTTATTATGGCGCTCGGTATTGTGGTGGATGATGCCGTAGTGGTGGGCGAAAGTGTCTACACCGAACGAAGTCGGCACGGTGATGCGTTAAAAAACACCATTAGCGGTACCTTGCGCGTTGCCGTTCCCACCCTGTTCGGGGTGTTTACCACGGTGGCGGCGTTTTATTCGCTGTCGCATATCGAGGGGCGTCTGGGCCAGGTCTATAGCCAGTTTGCCAGCGTAGTCACTATTTGCCTGTTGCTGTCGCTGGTGGAGTCGAAGCTGATTCTGCCAGCCCACCTGGCGCATCTGAATACCCGCAAGCGACTGCGTCGTAACCTGCTGTCCAAGGGGTGGGGGAAAATACAACACGGCTGTGATGTGGGCTTGCAATGGTTCAGCGAACGGGTATACCGCCAGCTGATTGATGCCGCACTGGCGCAACGTTATGCGGTGATTGTGGCGTTTGCCGGTGTGTTTGTACTGGTGCTGGGGATGCCATTTACCGGGGCAGTACGGGTCAGCTTTTTCCCGGATGTGGAAGGCGATACGGTTCGTGCTTCACTGACCATGCAACAGGACGCCAGCTATGGCTTGACCCACAGCCATTTATTGACTCTGGAGCAACAGGCCTATGAGGTCGATCAAGCGCTGGGAGGTCATGGAATTGCCCATATCCAGGTACTGTCCCAGGCCGATCAGTCTGGCTCGCTGACCATTGAGCTGGCTGAAAACGCCCCTTACCGGATTGGTGAATTCACCCGGCAGTGGAAGGCGCTGGCCGGTACGCCGGAAGGAGTAAGAACGCTGCGTATCCAGAGCCGTCATGAATCTATTTCGGCCTTGCGGGTTGAATTGCGCGCCAGTGCCGATGATGTTCTGGAAGGAGCTGGCGAGGCCTTTCGTGAGCGGTTAATGGCCATTCCCGGTGTCAGCGGCGTGGAAGATAATCTGGATCCGACCCAGCCCCAGGTCAGTTTGCGGCTGAATGCCCAGGGTGAGGCACTGGGGCTGACCACCGCCATGCTGGCGCAGCAAGTATTACAGGCCTTCAGTGGCCAGGTGGTACAGCGCTATCAGCGTGGCAGTGATGAAATGGAAGTGAAGGTTCGTTATCCCGTGTCGGATCGTCAGAATCCGGCGGATGTTCTGAGTGCGCGGGTGCGGACTGCCGATGGCACCGTGGTGCCACTGTCTGCGGTGGCAACCATCAGCTATGGTTATTCTCGTGACACGATCACCCGGATTGACGGTAAGCGTGCGGTTTACTTGACTGCTGATGTCGACAAGAGCGTATTGTCATCGACCGAGCTGGTCAGCTTGCTCAAGCGCGATGTCGCGCCGCAGCTGCAAAAACAGTATCCGGGGCTGGATGTGCATTTTGCCGGTGAGGCAGAAGAGCAGGCCACTACCCAGTCGAGCATGACTTCGCTGTTTATTGTTGCCATGCTGGTGATCTACATC from the Candidatus Thalassolituus haligoni genome contains:
- a CDS encoding ABC-F family ATP-binding cassette domain-containing protein → MTNTHLVLKNVSHVLPDGRTLFSDLREQFDMRSTGLVGRNGVGKTLLARILSGLLQPTTGHCQCSGSVHYLAQQVVHPDGSTVADLAGVKHTLDALARIESGSTAPEDFDAVGDHWDIHQRLRYELERNNLSHLETDTPASILSGGEAMRISLIGAMLSDADFLILDEPSNHLDRPNRQALIEQLQRWPRGLIVVSHDRQLLESMERIVELSSLGLQSYGGNYSFYAEAKAHERQNALQSLSERKLERQRQEQAMRKQRVRQEQRQARGNRRGKEANQAKILLDRQKERSETSSGALRQKQASSRAQLNQRVREAAQQVEDESQITLHEIPITQAAKRRVAELNDVELPYVSGATRTISLILGGQQRIGVVGPNGCGKSTLLRVFAGQVSPLAGVSKVTPERAYLDQRLENLDPENTVLEQLQLANRTATEGDLRMRLAQLGLDAQKIATPSGSLSGGERLKGALACILYADSPPQLLLLDEPNNHLDLPSVQALEIMLRSYQGTLIVVSHDDSFLENLGLTERLLATEQGWSLEPL
- a CDS encoding type II toxin-antitoxin system RelE/ParE family toxin, whose product is MKLVYTDEAIEDLKRLREFIEVHNPSAAAKIAAELVGKIGLLPDFPKMGTPVEMAPVPDSVRDMFFGKYVVRYSLHASAIIILRVWHGLAGER
- a CDS encoding efflux RND transporter permease subunit, whose protein sequence is MSNLSKPSSGGLIGWFACNPVAANLLMGLVIVLGLLQATQLRKEAFPSMEPDEVTVSVSYSSGSAVQSEEGLAIKIEEALEGVMGIESITSSSTGSGATVTIERKSDYDLDTLLRDVRAEVDGISTFPVDAKNPVIAKAQREEHSLWIQLYGDVDRHTLQLLGKELKSDLLARSEISRVSESGWRDPQMVVEIDEGRLQAYGLSLSDVEDAVNSGSSTSMTAVLKSEQLYLQLQASEQAYDVTAFEQLPLISLASGRQLLLGDVASVRDTYDEDSVVLSRFQGQNSIALQVITTGQDDISDSVVAARAVVAQWQETGRIPPSVALDTWYDRSESINSRLSLLVRNAITGVLMVFLLLALFLNVTVAFWVAMGLPFIFFGTLYFMGDSWAGLSLNAFTTFGFIMALGIVVDDAVVVGESVYTERSRHGDALKNTISGTLRVAVPTLFGVFTTVAAFYSLSHIEGRLGQVYSQFASVVTICLLLSLVESKLILPAHLAHLNTRKRLRRNLLSKGWGKIQHGCDVGLQWFSERVYRQLIDAALAQRYAVIVAFAGVFVLVLGMPFTGAVRVSFFPDVEGDTVRASLTMQQDASYGLTHSHLLTLEQQAYEVDQALGGHGIAHIQVLSQADQSGSLTIELAENAPYRIGEFTRQWKALAGTPEGVRTLRIQSRHESISALRVELRASADDVLEGAGEAFRERLMAIPGVSGVEDNLDPTQPQVSLRLNAQGEALGLTTAMLAQQVLQAFSGQVVQRYQRGSDEMEVKVRYPVSDRQNPADVLSARVRTADGTVVPLSAVATISYGYSRDTITRIDGKRAVYLTADVDKSVLSSTELVSLLKRDVAPQLQKQYPGLDVHFAGEAEEQATTQSSMTSLFIVAMLVIYILLAVPLQSYVQPVIIMTAIPFGVMGAILGHWVTGLSLTIQSFFGIIALSGVVVNDSLLLVSRFNELKPDAAHYNSAISLACRDRLRAVLLTSVTTFAGLAPLLGETDMQAQFLIPAAVSLGYGILFATVITLILIPALLAVQHDAIDLLAALKQRFGGRADSPDETDPAGDKPC
- a CDS encoding type II toxin-antitoxin system RelE/ParE family toxin, which produces MELRVSQSALEDLQAIQEHYIKESVPHIGDEYVTAILEQAEMLVRHPDAGRIVPELGLNHIRELIHSPFRVVYLRQETDVVLIRVWRSERQLELPES
- a CDS encoding TolC family protein, translated to MPFLAFPLPLIPRTARLLPVMLLAGCASLSGEQQAVQQTLMDEQASVQQWQATPVTSVAGEEAVESNSLLSLLPDEQLTQLVKQSLAANPGLQQTWLTLQILRSEQRGVEAGQLPQADLGFAASRGENTGNSFSTELSVSWELDLWAKLADSSSAAAADVAEQLALYQSARDSQVAAVMSTWLQLIQLHNAIEWQALRLAALGKNEQAILQRYRRGVGDLDDLDSARSALASAESSQADNRYQLAAAKRSLRTLLGQVTDTAAESAGSAGVAIPDDYPAVLMPLVDLPEQTLARRPDLQAAWQALEAADLRTRVAYKDMLPSLSISAALSDSGRSPAASLLTDPVWSLLGQLTAPLFRGGELKAAARTAELTAAQSAQAYRETLLTAVTEVENALDQEVALERQQAAIQRALLSARANEERYLRRYRSGLVDLLDLLTVQQSRYDLEGTLNTLTYQRLSNRITLGLALGLPGTASLKNTTGSSSELSTETR
- a CDS encoding type II toxin-antitoxin system Phd/YefM family antitoxin: MQVKFSEDVVPLSDLKINPGKVVSRAQSTHRPILLTSRGRGVAVVQGLEEFEKTAEELRFVKAVAQGLMDVREGNTVSLTDAKKTLGIN
- a CDS encoding efflux RND transporter periplasmic adaptor subunit, whose translation is MSANLTHTGWRKLIWFAVAVAFVGAVVAWNSYKMNQQDNRPMPGQGDDKSAAQGAEPDAETAAAPEIAPPSAETSTVAAASVRVVEVSAGQYQAELSGYGSAEAHFELSLTAKVAGDIEQTAAVFDSGRRVPKGTVLATLEDSSYKAEVAVAEQAVADASLALLEEQREVDQAREEWQAAGLAGEPDSPLLLREPQLAAAEAALNNAQAALISARKRLSWTRISTPFDALIIERLVSPGGYISAGGAVATLYSTDRVEIAVALSEREWEMLPGVDELLSGDWPVTLTSVESSGQWQGVVIRAQQHLDEATRQRALIVAVAKPLEQTPMLQPGMFVKVALSGKAVDQLWKLPASALSQRGEIWLVNGSHQLEKYVANTLFSDAHSIYVQVPDGLSGLRQVVVQPLSSYAEKSQVVPVVVKTGESGLQADKPKQGGVSSYE
- a CDS encoding CopG family ribbon-helix-helix protein gives rise to the protein MSVTTVRLQAEVEQHLEAIASRLQRSKGWVINQALSEYIEKQQLEQERWKQTLEAMESAAQGKVVDASEVHSWLNSWGAENEQDAPRSGK